TCAAGGGCAACCTGTTCTGGGCGTTCGCGTACAACACCGCCGGCATCCCGCTCGCGGTCGCCGGGCTGCTCAACCCGCTCCTGGCGGGCGTGGCGATGGCCGCGAGCAGCGTGTTCGTCGTGACGAACAGCCTGCGGCTGCGCGGCTTCCGGTCGGTGACCGGCGCCTGACCCCCGCCGCGGTCAGTCCTCGATGACGGCCTCGCCCCGCTCCCTGAGCCGGGCGAGGCTGTCGAGCATCTGGCGCAGGACCTCCGGCGGGTGCCCCGGCCACCCGTCGACCTCGCGCACCACGCGCAGCGGGTCCCGGCTGCGGTACGACCGGGTCGGGTTGCCGGGGAACCGCTTGTCGGTGACGTTCGGGTCGTCCTCGAACGGCCCGAGGGGCTCGACGACGTAGACGTGGCCTGCGGCAGGGTCCTCGCCGGCCAGCGCGGCGGCGAGCTCGGCGCCCCACACCGCCGTCTCCAGGGCCGCGGTGAAGTACACGTGGTTCGAGACCCGGTCCGCCTCGTAGTTCGAGCCGCGGCCCGGCACGAGCTCCTCTCCCGGTGCCACCAGGGACCGGGTGCCGTGGAAGAACGGGCCGGTCACGTGGGCGTGGTGCCCGTACGTCACCGGCACCCGGGCCTCGCTGTCGTCGTCCATGGAGCCCCCTCCGTCTCCCGCAGATCCTGCCGTGCCCGGGCAGGCGTACAGTGCGTCCCACGACAGGGGAGCGCCGATCCGGGCGCTGAGAGTGCGGGTGACCGCAGACCCTCGAACCTGATCCGGTTAGCACCGGCGGAGGTAGTCGAGTCTCGACCCGTCGACGGCACCGCTGCGTCGACGGGTCCCCCTCCTGGGACCTCTGGGAGGACACATGAGCACCACCGACCACAGCACCACCGACCACAGCACGAGCACCACCGGCTCCTCGGGGGCCGCCACCACCGACGCCCGGGGTCCCGAGGACCGGCGCGCCCGCACCGTGCTCGTCGCGGGCGTCGTCGTCAGCCTCGTCCTGGGCGCTGCCGTCGTCGCCGTCGGGCTCCCGTCCGACCAGGCGCTGTTCGCCACCCAGCTGTCGACCCTCACGGTCGCGGCCGGGCTCCTCGTCGCCACCCTCGGCATCAGCGTCGTCGGGGCGGCCACCGCGCGGGCCCGCTGGCGCGTCGTCGACATCGTCGTGGCCAGCGTCCTCGGCGTCGCCGGCGGCCTCATGTTCGCCCTGTGGAACCTGGGGTTCTACGCCTGGCTGTCCCCGGTCCTCGCCCCGCCGGTGAGCGCCCTGGTCGCCGGGGTGTGGCTGCTGCCCGGCGTGGTCGGCGGCCTCGTCGTCCGCAAGCCCGGCGCCGCGGTCTACACCGAGCTCGTCGCCGCCGCCCTCAGCGCCCTGATCGGCAACCAGTGGGGCTTCTCCACGGTCTGGTACGGCCTGCTCGAGGGGCTCGGCGCCGAGGTCGTCCTCGCGCTGCTGCTCTACCGGCGCTTCGGCCTGCCGGTGGCGCTGCTGTCCGGTGCCGGCGCCGGTCTCGTCGTCGGTCTGCTCGACACCACGGTGTTCTACCCGGACCTCGTGCCGGGCGTGCAGGTCGCCTACG
The window above is part of the Aquipuribacter hungaricus genome. Proteins encoded here:
- the arr gene encoding NAD(+)--rifampin ADP-ribosyltransferase; the protein is MDDDSEARVPVTYGHHAHVTGPFFHGTRSLVAPGEELVPGRGSNYEADRVSNHVYFTAALETAVWGAELAAALAGEDPAAGHVYVVEPLGPFEDDPNVTDKRFPGNPTRSYRSRDPLRVVREVDGWPGHPPEVLRQMLDSLARLRERGEAVIED
- a CDS encoding ECF transporter S component, coding for MSTTDHSTTDHSTSTTGSSGAATTDARGPEDRRARTVLVAGVVVSLVLGAAVVAVGLPSDQALFATQLSTLTVAAGLLVATLGISVVGAATARARWRVVDIVVASVLGVAGGLMFALWNLGFYAWLSPVLAPPVSALVAGVWLLPGVVGGLVVRKPGAAVYTELVAAALSALIGNQWGFSTVWYGLLEGLGAEVVLALLLYRRFGLPVALLSGAGAGLVVGLLDTTVFYPDLVPGVQVAYVVLAVVSGVVIAGLGGWALTRGLARTGVLSSLASGRDGRRV